DNA sequence from the Sphingomonas bisphenolicum genome:
ACCTCGACCGGGTGTGGCAGGCGGCCGAAATCGACGCGGCGTGGCAGGTCGAACTATGGGGCGAAGATGCGCTGGCCGCCGCGGCCACGGCACGGCGCACGGCCGATTTTGCCATGGCCGGCGCCTTTTCCGCGATGAGCCGGTGCTAAAGCGTTAGGAACCCGAACGCTGTTTCGTTCATTCTGTTGTTGGCAGGGGCGCATAGCGTCCGGCCAACTATCCAATGCCGTGACAAGGGAGACCCAGACGTTGGCATCAACGTTCCGCAACACCGCTTTGACCCTCGTTTCGATGCTCGCCGCGCCGCTGGCGCTGGCGCAGCAGACACCCGATGCCGCTCCGCCCGAAGCGCCGTCGGCCGAAGCCGCGCCCGCCGCCGCTGAAACGCCCGTCGCGCGCGAACTGACCCCGGCCGAAATCGCCGCCTTCAACAAGGCCGTGACCGACTTCACCGCCGGCCAGGCGGCCCAGCAAAAGGGCGACAATGCCGGTGCGGTCGCCAAATATGACGCCGCCATGCCGGCGATCCGGACAGCGGTAGAGGCCGACCCGTCCAAGGGCGACAATGTCAATTTCCTCGCCAATGCGCTCTATGCCGATGCCGCCGCCTATGGCGCGCTGGGGCAGATGGACAAGGTGATCGCGCTCTATGGCGAATCGCTGCCGCACTGGCGCAAGGTGGTGGAGGCCAAGCCCGCCGATGCGGCCGGCCGCAACATCCTGGCCGGCATCCTGATCCAGATGGGGAACCAGGAATTGCGCGACCATGACCGGGGCGCGGCCGATACCTATTATGAGGAAGCATTGACCCTGGCGCGCCAGACCGTAACGGATCAACCGGGCGACGCGGTGAGCAGGAACGTGCTGCTGTCGGCCCTGATCGGCGCCAGCCAGACCTCAACCGAGGAGGGGTTACGCGACGAGGCCATCACGATGGGCAAGGCGATGATGGCCGACGGCACGATCGACGCCATGAACAAGCCATCGATCGAAACGATGACCGGGCCTGCGGGCACGGTGGGGTAGGTTCCATCCCCGACAAGACGAAAAAGGCCGGGGCGATGCTTCGGCCTTTTTCGTAGGCCGGTTCGGTTGGCTGGAATGACGGCTGAGGGAGTGCGCTTCGCTTCGCGACCGCTGCGTCAGCCGTTCCCGATCTTGTCGGCGTAGAGCATCCGGCCCGGCCCCAACAGGCCCAGCACCTGCGGCACGATATGGGGGGCGACAGCGAAACAGCCTTCGGAGCGACCGCATTTGCCCCAGGCGGCGACATGATCCTCGCTCACATAATCGGCGCCATGGATGACGATGGCGCGCGGTTCGGCATTGTTGTTCTGGGGGTCGAGGCCCAGCAGGCGCATCGACCGGCCATGCTGGCCGAAATACATGTCGCCCGTCTTGAACGCGCCGGACGAACTGGCGAGCGAGTTGAACTCGTTCGAGAAACTGTGCAGCCAGCCGGAATGTTCGGGGTCGGAGCCGCGGCCGTGCGAGACCAGATAGCTGCTGGTCTGGCCGCCAATCAGGTCGACGATATGCATGCGCGGATTTTTCGACGGGGCGTCGAAATCGACGATCGCCAGCCGGTCGCGCAGGGCGAAGGCGTCGGCATGGCGGTCGAGCGCCGCCTTGGCGCGTTCCAGCAGCGCGGCATAGGGCTTTTGCGCCACTGCGCGCGGCGTTGCAGGCACGGTGGGAACCGGCGCCGGACTCAATGGTTCAGGCCCTGTCGAGGACAGCGCGGCGCGACCCATGCTGTCCGACAGAAACGAAAAGGCGAGTCCGCTTAAAGCGAACTTCGTAAAATTGCGGCGATCCATGGCCGCAATATAGCAAAGGCGACGCCCCGGTCCAAGAGCGGGGCGGGCGCTTTCACTCGCCTGTCGTGCTCGTCCCGTCCGCTGGCTGGCTCTGTTCGCCGCCTTCGGGCAGGCGCGAGGTCATGCCGGTCGCTTCCGCATCATCCTGAATCTGCTGCTGTTCCGACACCGAAGGCGGCGGCGCGGCCGGAGTCGCGACGGCATTGTTCTGCGGCTCGGGCTGCGGCGCTTCGGGTTCGTCCACGATCACATTTTCGACCGGCGGCTCGACCAGATTGTTGGTGACGGTCGGGGTGTCCTCTTCCTTCTTGCCGCAGGCGGAGAGGAGCAAGGCGCCGGCGAGGGCGGCGAAAGCGAGTGTGCGCATGGATCAGTCCTTCGATGCGATAGCGGGAGAGGGGGCGGCGGTGGGATCGACGCGGCGGCTGGACGCCTCGATCTTCTGCGCGAGCAGCTTGTCCCAGCCATAGGGGTCGGCGCGGAAGCTGACCGTGCCGTTATTGCCGGCGAAAGCCGTCCAGTAGAGCAGATAGACCGCCACCTGGCTGGGCAGCGATACGCGCTGGGTCTTGCCTTCGTCGATCAGCGTCTGGATCTGGCCGTTCAGATTGGGGTCGGCCGCGACCATCAGTTCGGCCAGCGCCACCGGCTTTTCCAGGCGGATGCAGCCATGGCTGGCCAGCCGGTCATAGCTGGAGAATTTGCCCCGCGACGGGGTGTCGTGCAGATAGACGGCGAAGGGGTTGTTGAAGTCGAACTTCAACCGGCCGAGCGCGCTGCCGGGGCCTGCCGGCTGGACGATGCGTTCGCCGCCTTCGGGCGTCTTGACGATCTTGTAGCCCTGTCGCGCCAGCGCCGCCCGCCCCTTGGGAAACAGTTCGCGATTGGCGATCGACATCGGCACGTTCCAGGGCGGATTGACCACGATCGAATGGATGCTGGAGGTCAGCATCGGCGTCTGGTTGGTCGGGCTGCCGGTGACCGCGCGCATCGAGGTGACCGGCTGGTCGCCTTCGAACACGGTCAGCACGGCGGCGGCGATGTTCACCTGCACCCGATTGACCGGCAGGCTGCGCGGCATCCAGCGCCAGCGTTCCATATTGGCCATGATCGCGGCGATGCGGTCATCGACGCCGACATTGAGTTCGGCCAATGTGCGCGTGCCGAGCGTGCCGGTGGGTTCGAGACCATAGCGGCGCTGGGCGCGCTGGATCACGTCCACCAGTTTTTCATTCTGGGTGACGGCCGGATCTTCCAGCGCGATGCGCGCGCGCACCACATCGGGCGCGCTGGACGCGGTCAGCGTCGGCCAGCCGCCCTTGTCGCGGATCGCCTCATATTTGGCGAGGCCCTTGCGCAGCGTGTCATAACCCGACCAGGGCGGGGTGAGGCCGGTGGACCATTGCGACAGCCGATCCTCGCTCACCGCCTTGGCGAGGCCGGGGCGCGGGTCGAAGGCGCCGGGGCGCAGCGCCCAGATCTGGAGGAAGTCGGCGGTGTCGACGCGGCCGGTGCTGAGCGCCTTGGCGCGATCGAGCAGGGCGCTCACGAGCGCATCGCCGCTCAGCGGGCCGCTCGCCTTCTGCCGGGCCATCAGCCCTTGCGCCGCGCCATTCTTCAGCCAGTCATTGGCCCAGGCCTCCTGCGCCGGGGACAGCGCCGGGATCGGCACGGGCGGCGGGGGGACCGGGACGGGCTGGATGGTCGGCACAGACAATGTGGGCGCCACGGCGGGCGGCGGGGTCTGCGCCACGGCGGGGAACGCGGCGACGCCAAGCAGCGCCAGCAGCGGGATACGGATCAGATCGGGACGGTTCATGCTGGACCAGATAGCGCAAAGCCGCCACGGTTCAAATCGCCATAGCGGAAAAGATCATGCTGCACGTTGTTCACCATCCCGCCTATGTCTCCCCTGCAACAGATGGCGGCCGATTTCGTTTCGACAAATATGGGCTGGTGATGGATGCACTGCGCGAAAGCGGCCTGGATTTCCAGACGGTTGAGCCTGTGCCGATGCCGCGCGCCTGGATCGAGGCGGTGCATGATCCCATCTATGTGGAAGAGGTCGTAACCCTGACGGTGCCGCCGGAAAAGGCGCGGCGGATCGGCTTTCCGGTGACGGAGCGGGTCATGCGCCGGTCGATGCTGTCGCCCGGCGGCACCTGGGCGGCGGCGAAGCTGGCGAGGGCGCATGGCTATGCCGCCAATGCCGCGGGGGGCAGCCATCATGCGCTGCACGATACGGGGGCGGGCTATTGCGTGTTCAACGACCTGGCCATCGCCGCCCATCGGCTGATCGCGGAGGGCGATGCGGGGCGTATCCTGATCCTCGACCTCGACGTGCATCAGGGGGACGGCACCGCGTCGCTGCTGGCCGGGCGCGGCGATATCTTCACCCTGTCGATCCATGCGGAAAAGAATTTCCCGGTGCGCAAGGCGCGCTCGACGCTCGATGTCGGGCTGGAGGATGGGACCGGCGACGCGGCCTATCTGGCGGTGCTGGCGGAGGTGCTGCCGCGCGTGCTGGACGATTTCGCGCCGGATTTGATCCTCTATCAGGCGGGGGTCGATCCGCATGGGGCGGACCGGCTGGGACGGCTGGCGCTCACGGATACCGGACTGGATATGCGCGACCGCTATGTCATGCGGCAGGCGCGGGGGCGGGGCGTGCCGCTCGCCAGCACCATGGGCGGCGGCTATGGCGAGGATCGCATGGCGATCGCCCGGCGCCACGCCGCCTGCATGATCCGGCTGGCGGAGGAAGCGTCCGTTTAATGCAACGTGCCGGCATCCGCCGCGGCCGTGGCTTCGGCCTTCGTCTCCATCAGCCTGGCTGCGATCAGGCCGGCGAGCGCCAGCGCGACGAAATCGCTGAAGGCGAGATAGAGAATATAGCCCCAGGGCGCATGGTTGAAGACCGCCTGGCCGATATGCAGCCATAGGACGGCCGCCAGCGCGAACAGGATGGAGGCGCGGGCGCGGCTGGCGAAATCGGCCAGTGCGAAACGCAGGGCGAGCGCGATCAGCACGCCCACGACCAGCGCCAGGATCAGCCCGCCGATCAGCGCGCCGCTATCCATCACCGGAAAGCCGCCTTCATTGTAGAATATCTGCGCTACCGGCCCCTTGCCGTAGAGGATGGTGCCCTGCGCCGTCGCGGGGTCGGGGATGACATAGACGCCGGTGCCGGTCGGGGTCAGCGCCTGCGCCATCGCGGCCTGCAGGTTTGCGCTGGCCTGTTCGTCGGTGCGGCTGAGCGCCAGCGCGGACAAGGGCGTGCCCCAGAAGATGAAGCCGGTGATGAAAATGGCAAAGCCGCCCAGAAGGCCGCCGACAAGAGTGCGAACCATGATGCCTCCCCCTTTTCCTGATATGAAGCTGACGCATCAACGCAGGGCGGGCAACATCTTTCCCCAATGGGGCGTCAATCCACCGGGCGCGCGGCCTTTTCGGCGATGCCCGACACGCCTTCGCGCCGGTCCAGCTCGTCCAGCACCGCGTCGAGCGGCACATCGACATCGGCCAGCAGCAGCAGCAGATGGAACAGCAGGTCGGCGCTTTCGCCGATCACTGCGTCGCGATCGTCCGCCATGGCGGCGATCACCGTCTCGACCGCTTCCTCGCCGACCTTCTGCGCGATCTTGGCGCGGCCCCTGGCGGTCAGCTTGGCGACATAGGAGGCCGACGGGTCGGCGCTCCGCCGCTGGCGGATGGTCTGTTCGAGGCTATGAAGGGTCGCGCGCATGGCCGCCATCAAGCGCCGTGCGCGCGACCCGTCAATCGATTATTTGCGCTTGCGGGCCGCAAAGAACATGCGGCCGGCCAGAACGGCCGCACCCATGCCGAACAGCGCCATCTGTTCCGGCTCCGGCACCGGCGTGGGCGTGCCGCCCGACGAGCCGCCGCCGCTGGTCGAACCACCCGACGACGAACCACCGCACTTTCCGAACCAGCACCAGAAAGTGGCGTTGGCGGGCGCCGGCACGGCAGCGCCCATGAGGCCGACGGCGCCGGCCATGAGAAGCATCTTAGGAAGTTTCATATCAAATCACCCCGTTTGCGTTGAACCTGTAATGGTTGAACGCGACCCGGACTTGGTTAAGCAGGGTCCATGCCATGGGGTAGAATTCCCAGTATTTCAGGGAAGAATGATGGTTAACATCGCAGCGGAAATCATGGTTGCTGTAAAGTAAATCGACATTTTCAGGCCGACCGTACCGGCACGCCCGCCGCCGCGAGCGCGCGATGGGCCTCAGCGATCGTGTGTTGGCCGAAATGGAAGATGGACGCGGCCAGCACTGCGCTGGCATGGCCCTGCACCACGCCCTCGACCAGATGGTCGAGTGTGCCGACCCCGCCGCTGGCGATCACCGGAATCGATACCGCGTCGGCGATGGCGCGGGTCAGCGCCAGGTCGTAGCCCGCCTTGGTGCCATCTCCATCCATCGAGGTGACGAGCAGTTCGCCCGCCCCCAGGTCCGCCAGGCGCAGCGCATGTTCCAATGCGTCGATGCCGGTCGGCTGGCGACCGCCATGGGTGAAGATTTCCCACCGGCCTTCGCTCACTTTACGCGCATCGACGGACCCGACGATGCACTGGCTACCGAAGCGGTCGGCGATGTCGGCGACCAGTTCGGGCCGGGCGACCGCCGCGCTGTTGACCGCGACCTTGTCCGCGCCTGCCAGCAGCAGCGCGCGCGCATCGTCCGGCGTGCGCACCCCGCCACCCACGGTGACGGGCATGAAGCAGACTTCGGCGGTGCGGCGCACCACGTCGAGGATGGTGCCGCGCGCTTCATGGGTGGCGGTGATGTCGAGGAAGCAGAGTTCGTCCGCCCCGGCCGCGTCATAGAGCTTGGCCTGCTCGACCGGGTCGCCGGCATCCTTCAGATCGACGAAATTGACGCCCTTGACCACGCGCCCATTGGCGACGTCGAGGCAGGGGATGACGCGGGTGCGGACGGTCATGCGACTGGTTTCCAATACCCGTGGGATGTCACGTTACTCACGCCGCCGCCTTGGCGACCGCCAGCGCGGTCTTGAGGTCCAGCCGCCCGTCATAGAGGGCGCGGCCGGTGATGACGCCTTCGATCCCCTCGTCGGCATGGAGGCTGAGGATGCGGACGTCCGCGATCCCCGCCACGCCGCCGCTGGCGATCACCGGAATGTCGGTGGCGCGGGCGAGATCGACGGTCGCGTCGATATTGCAGCCCTTGAGCATCCCGTCGCGGCCGACATCGGTGAAGAGCAGCGATGCGACGCCGGCATCCTCGAACCGGCGGGCGAGGTCGATCACTTCCATATCGCTCTTTTCCGCCCAGCCGTCGGTCGCGACGAAGCCGTCGCGGGCATCGACCGCGACGACGATGCCACCGGGAAAGTCGCGCGCCGCCGCCTTGACGAAGGCGGGGTCTTTGAGCGCTGCGGTACCGATCACGATGCGCGAGACGCCGAGGTCGAACCAGCGCTCCACCGCTTCGCGATTGCGGATGCCACCGCCCAACTGGACATGGCCGGGAAAGGCGTCGACGATCTTCTCGACCGCCTGCGCATTGACGGCATGGCCGGCGAAGCTGCCGTCGAGGTCCACGACATGGAGATGCTGCGCGCCCGCTTGCGCGAACAGCAGCGCTTGCGCGGCGGGATCGTCGCCATAGACGGTGGCGCGGTCCATATCCCCCTCGGCGAGGCGGACGACCTGGCCGTTCTTCAGGTCGATGGCGGGAAAGACGATCAGGGACATTATGCGACTTCCAAAATTCCGTTCGGTTCGAGCTTGTCGAGAACCTGTTGCGCGAGGGTTCTCGACAGGCTCGAACCGAACGGATGTTGCATTATATCACGGCTTCCAATCCAGAAACCGCGCTATAAAGGCCAGCCCGTAACGCTGGCTTTTCTCGGGGTGGAACTGGCAGCCGATGATGGTGTCGCGCGCGACTGCGGCGACGAGAGGCCCGCCATGGTCGGTCGTCGCGGCGACATGGGCGGGATCGGCGGCCTCATAATGATAGCTGTGCAGGAAATAGGCCTCACCCGCCTCGATGAGCGGCGGCGCGCCGTTCAGCACCACATCGTTCCAGCCCATATGCGGCACCTTGACGGCGGCGTCGGTCGGTTCGATCCGGCGGACGGTGCCGGGAATCCAGCCCAGCCCCTCATGCCGGCCGAACTCTTCGCCGGCATCGGCCAGCAACTGCATGCCCACGCATACGCCCAGGAACGGCGTGCCGCGCCCGTTCACCGCCTCGTTCATGGCGTCGACCATGCCGGGGATCGCGACCAGCGCATCGCGGCAGGCGCGGAAAGCGCCCACGCCCGGCAGGACGATGCGATCGGCCCTGGCCACGACATCGGCGTCGGCGGTGATGGCGACATCGTGCGCGCCAGCCTTGCGCAGAGCATTATGGACCGAATGGAGATTGCCCGCGCCATAGTCGATCAGGGCGATCATGCGAGCAGGCTCTCCAGAGTGACGCCCGCCGCCGCGCGCACCGGGTTGAATGCGATCACCTCAGCCGTAGCGGCGCCGTTGACGACGAAGGGATCGGTCGCCGCCTTCGCCTCGATCGCCGCGCGATCGCCACGGGCCAGCAATATGCCGCCGGTGCGCGGCTCACGGCGGCCGGCCAGCAGCAGCCAGCCATCGGCAATGCCGCGGTCCAGCCAGGCCCGGTGGTCCGCCAGATGGCCGTCCAGAATATCGGCCGGAGCCGTATAGGTCAGCGATATGATGAACATGGGTCCAGCCTTTCGTTGCGCTGTTACAACATGCCCTTGGTCGAGGGAATCGCGTCCGCCTTGCGCGGGTCGATCTCCACCGCCTGGCGCAGCGCGCGGGCCAGACCCTTGAACGCGCTTTCGACGATATGATGGTTGTTGCTGCCATAGAGCAGCTCGATATGCAGCGTGATGCCGGCTGCCTGGGCGAAGCTGTGGAAGAAATGCTCCACCATCTCCGTGTCCCATTCGCCGACCTTGGTGACGGTGAAAGGCAGCTTGCACACCAGCCAGGGGCGACCCGAAATGTCGAGCGCCACGCGGCTCAGCGTCTCGTCCATCGGCGAATAGACGCTGCCATAGCGGCTGATCCCACGCTTGTCGCCCAGCGCCTTGCCCAGCGCCTCGCCGATCGCGATCGCGGTATCCTCGGTCGTGTGATGCTGGTCGATATGCAGGTCGCCGACCGTCTTCACATCCATGTCGATCAGCGAATGGCGCGACAGTTGCTCGATCATATGATCGAGGAAGCCGATGCCCGTCGACACCGTATAGAGGCCAGTCCCGTCGAGGTTGACGGTGACGTCGATCTGGGTTTCCGCCGTGTTGCGGTGAATCTCGGCCGTGCGCATGGCCGCCCTATAGCGTGTAGCGCCCATCATGCAATCTGCTCATGCAATCCGCCTGCGGGGGTTGACCGCCTGTTTCGGGCCGTTAGGACATTGCGCCATGAGCGAAGATCTGCCCGACAGCCTGATTCCCTATGACGAAATCGTGCAGGAGGCCCTGCGTGCAGTCGTCGGCCGCGTGCTGGGCGAGGTGCAGCAGTCCGGCGGCCTGCCGGGCGCGCATCATTTCTACATCACCTTCAAGACGAACGCGCCGGGCGTCGACATCCCCAAACATCTGGTGGAGCGCTTCCCGGACGAGATGACGATCGTCCTCCAGAATAAATATTGGGACCTGAAGGTCAGCGACCATCATTTCGAAGTCAGCCTGACCTTCAACCAGGTCGCGGCCCACCTCAACATTCCCTTCAGCGCGATCACCGCCTTCGTCGATCCCGCGGTCAATTTCGCGCTGCAATTCCAGGTCGCGGCGGATGAATTGCCCGAACCGCATGACGAAGCGGAGAATGACGGGCCGCAGGTGACGGCCGAAGACGGCTCCAATGTCGTAACGGTGGACTTCGGGAAGAAGAAGTAAAGCTGTCCGTCGGCGGGGCAGGTCACCCCGTCGGTCATTGGAATTTTCCAGCCTTACCTTACATGACAGTCTCTTGAGATTCCTTCTCAAAAGGAGACTGTCTTCATGCCCGCCACCACCCGCACCGAAACCGACAGCATCGGCGCCATAGAGGTGCCCGCTGCCGCCTATTGGGGCGCGCAGACGCAGCGGAGCATCGAGAATTTCCCCTTCGGCGACACCGAACGGATGCCGCTCGGCATCGTCCATGCGCAGGCGATCGTGAAGCAGGCGGCGGCGCGGGTGAGCGGGACGCATGGGCTGGACGCCAGCCTCGTCGCCGCGATCGAGGATGCGGCGCAGCAGATCGTGTCAGGGGCGCTGGACGACCAGTTCCCGCTCGTCATCTGGCAGACCGGGTCGGGCACCCAGACCAATATGAACGTCAACGAGGTGATCGCGGGTTTCGCTAATGAGCAACTGGCGGGCACGCGCGGCGGCAAGAGCCCGGTCCATCCCAACGACCATGTGAATATGAGCCAGTCGTCCAACGACAGCTTCCCGACCGCGCTGCACGTCGCGACCGTGATGGCGACGCGCGACCGGCTGATCCCGGCGCTCGAAAAGCTGACCGGGGCGTTGACCGCGAAGGCGCAGGCCTGGAGCCATATCGTCAAGATCGGTCGCACCCATACGCAGGATGCGACGCCCTTGACGCTGGGCCAGGAGTTTTCCGGCTATGCCGCGCAACTGGTCAGCGGCCGGGCGCGGATCGAGGGGGCGCTCAACGGCAATATCCGCAAGCTGGCGATCGGCGGCACGGCCGTCGGCACCGGCCTCAACGCGCCCGAAGGCTGGGCCGAGGATATGGTCGCGGCGATCAGCGATATCGCGGGCACCCCGTTCGAAAGCGCGCCCAACAAGTTCGAGCAGCTCGCCGCCAAGGATGGGCTGGTCTTCTTTGCGGGCGCCTTGAGCACGCTGGCGGTGTCACTGACCAAGATCGCCAACGACATCCGCTTCCTGGGATCGGGGCCGCGATCGGGGCTGGGCGAACTGGACCTGCCCGCCAACGAGCCGGGCAGTTCGATCATGCCGGGCAAGGTCAACCCGACCCAGTGCGAATCGCTGACCATGGTCGCGGCACAGGTGATCGGCAATGCGCAGGCGGTGACGATCGGCGGGATGCAGGGCCATTTCGAACTCAACGTCTTCATGCCGCTGATCGGCGCCAATGTGCTGCGCTCCATCCACCTGCTGAGCGTCGGCATGGAGAGCTTCGCCGAACGCTGCGTCGAGGGTCTGGTGGCGAACGAGGCGCGGATCGCCGAGCTGGTCGACCGGTCGCTGATGCTCGTGACCGCGCTGGCGCCCGAGATCGGCTACGACAATGCCGCCGCCATCGCCAAACATGCGCACAAGAAAGGGCAGACGCTGAAAGAGGCCGGGCTGGAGCTGGGGCTGGTGGATGAGGCGACCTTCGACCGTCTGGTGCGGCCGGAAAATATGGTCTGATCCAGATCAACATGGCGGAACCGGCCGGGCTTCGATACATTAACCCTGTATGAAGAAAACACCCCTCACCCCCTCCGCCCCGCTGGTGACGATCCGTCCGCCGAAAAAGGCGGGAATGCTGCGAAAGGCGGCGCGGGTCGGGGCGACGGTGGTCGCCGCCCGGGTCGCGGCGGCGACGGGAAAGAAGGGCGTGTTCGGCCTGATCGCAGGCGCGGGCGCCAAGCGGATCATCATGCGCTACCCCGCCGGCGCGCTGTTCGTAACCGGGGCCTATATGGCGGGCAAGCTGTACGAGGCCAAGCGCGAGGCGGAGCGCAAAAGGAACCTGAAACTGCTGCCAGACAAGAGCGGCGAGCCGATCCCGATCGAAACGGCGCGGAAAGCCAAGGGTTAAAGCGCCGCCTGCCAGTCGCGCACCGCGTCGATCGGCCAGGTCAGCATCAGGACGTTGAGCGTCAGATTGTCGCGGATCACCGCGAGCGCAAGCAATTCCAGCGCGACGGCGAGCGTGACCGTCACCCAGACCGGCGCGCGGGCGGCGAACAGGAAGCCCAGCGTCATCATGCCGATATCGCTCATCGAATTCAGGATCGTGTCGCCCGAATAGCCCAACGCGATCGTCGCCGTGCGATAACGGTCGATGATGATCGGCGAATTCTCCAATATCTCCCATGCCGATTCGATCAGGACGGCCAGCGCCAGCCGAGGCCCGATCGGCCGGCGTTTCAGCAACAGGCGCGCGCCCGCGTAGAACAGGAAGCCGTGGATCACATGGCTGAGGCTGTACCAGTCGGCGATATGCTGGCTGTTGCCGCTGTCGAGCGCGCCATGCCACAGTTCCACATGGCCGCAGGTGCAGATGGGTGGGCGGTGCATCAGAAACAGAATGATGCAGGCGGCCAGCGCGATCAGGGCGGCGGCGATGAAGCCGCGCCGGTTGGCCAGTCGTCTGCGTCGCATCGTCTCTCCCCACCGCCCTCTTGCAAAATCGCGTCTCAGGCGTCACTAGCGGCCATGGCCGACACCATTCCTTCAGAGACCCCCGATTTCAAGCGGCGGGGCGTTCTTTTCGTCCTTTCCTCCCCTTCGGGCGCGGGCAAATCCACCATTGCGCGCAAGCTGCTCGCCGCCGAACCGGACCTGTCCATGTCGGTATCCGCGACCACGCGGCCGATGCGACCCGGTGAAGTCGATGGGAAGGATTATCATTTCGTCGATCTGGAAGAATTCCGCCGGATGACGAGCGACCATGAATTCCTGGAATGGGCGCATGTGTTCGGCCAGCGTTACGGCACGCCACGCGGCCCGGTCGAGGCGATGCTGAAGGCTGGTCAGGACGTATTGTTCGACATCGACTGGCAGGGCGCGCAGCAGTTGCACCAGATTGCCGGCGGCGACGTGGTCCGCATCTTCATCCTGCCGCCGTCGATGGAGGAGCTGGAGCGGCGCCTGCGCGGGCGGGCGACCGACAGCGAGGCGGTGATCGAGGGTCGCATGGCGCGCGCCGCGGGCGAGATCGCGCATTGGGACGGCTATGACTATGTGCTGTGCAATGTCGATGCCGACGATTGTTTCGCGCGGGTCCAGACCATCCTCCACGCCGAGCGGATGAAGCGCAGCCGGCAGACCGGCCTGATCGGCTTCATCCGCAAGCTGGGCCGCTACCACCAGGAAGATTAAAGCCGGTCGAACCCGGCCGGGTCCGCCCAGTCGGGATGGGTCCAGGCCATCGCCTTGAACAGCGTCCCCATCTCCGCCGCGTCGGTCAGGCGATGGCGGGCCGCCTCCACCTCCGCAGCGCGGGCAGGGGCGGTGCGGGCGAGCTGGTCGGCGCGGGCGTCGATGCCGAGCTTGCGCAGATAATCGCCCTGGCCGACCGGGCCATGAACCCGCAGGCCCGCCTGGCGCGCCATATTGCCCAGCACGTTGAAATCGACATGGGTCGTCAGGTCCACCTCGCCCGGATCGGTGAAGGGATCGGCGAACTGGTGCGCCTTGACCGCCTGCAACGTGTCGCCCAGCGCCGGGCCTTCATGGCCATAGTCGATGATGATCGCGGCGCCGCCCTGCCTGGCGATGCGGTGGGCCAGGGCATAGGCGATGCCGGCGCCGACGATCGGCGATTCGAGGATCGCGCCTTCGGGCGCGTCCACTGCAAAGGGTGGCAGGCCCGATTCGATGCGGCGATAGCCGGGGACGGGGAGGAAGCGGCCCTCCGCCTCGCGACTGACGACGACGCGCTCGCGCCATTCGTCCCCGACGCGGATGCACTGGCGGACGGGCAGGGCA
Encoded proteins:
- a CDS encoding SspB family protein: MSEDLPDSLIPYDEIVQEALRAVVGRVLGEVQQSGGLPGAHHFYITFKTNAPGVDIPKHLVERFPDEMTIVLQNKYWDLKVSDHHFEVSLTFNQVAAHLNIPFSAITAFVDPAVNFALQFQVAADELPEPHDEAENDGPQVTAEDGSNVVTVDFGKKK
- the fumC gene encoding class II fumarate hydratase; the encoded protein is MPATTRTETDSIGAIEVPAAAYWGAQTQRSIENFPFGDTERMPLGIVHAQAIVKQAAARVSGTHGLDASLVAAIEDAAQQIVSGALDDQFPLVIWQTGSGTQTNMNVNEVIAGFANEQLAGTRGGKSPVHPNDHVNMSQSSNDSFPTALHVATVMATRDRLIPALEKLTGALTAKAQAWSHIVKIGRTHTQDATPLTLGQEFSGYAAQLVSGRARIEGALNGNIRKLAIGGTAVGTGLNAPEGWAEDMVAAISDIAGTPFESAPNKFEQLAAKDGLVFFAGALSTLAVSLTKIANDIRFLGSGPRSGLGELDLPANEPGSSIMPGKVNPTQCESLTMVAAQVIGNAQAVTIGGMQGHFELNVFMPLIGANVLRSIHLLSVGMESFAERCVEGLVANEARIAELVDRSLMLVTALAPEIGYDNAAAIAKHAHKKGQTLKEAGLELGLVDEATFDRLVRPENMV
- a CDS encoding DUF2585 domain-containing protein: MRRRRLANRRGFIAAALIALAACIILFLMHRPPICTCGHVELWHGALDSGNSQHIADWYSLSHVIHGFLFYAGARLLLKRRPIGPRLALAVLIESAWEILENSPIIIDRYRTATIALGYSGDTILNSMSDIGMMTLGFLFAARAPVWVTVTLAVALELLALAVIRDNLTLNVLMLTWPIDAVRDWQAAL
- the hisB gene encoding imidazoleglycerol-phosphate dehydratase HisB; its protein translation is MRTAEIHRNTAETQIDVTVNLDGTGLYTVSTGIGFLDHMIEQLSRHSLIDMDVKTVGDLHIDQHHTTEDTAIAIGEALGKALGDKRGISRYGSVYSPMDETLSRVALDISGRPWLVCKLPFTVTKVGEWDTEMVEHFFHSFAQAAGITLHIELLYGSNNHHIVESAFKGLARALRQAVEIDPRKADAIPSTKGML
- a CDS encoding class I SAM-dependent methyltransferase; this translates as MSPETASLADRLARQIASGGPISVAHYISEANQHYYATRDPLGADGDFTTAPEISQMFGELVGLALADVWMRSGRRPETVYAELGPGRGTLAADALRAMERAALAPKVHLVETSPALRGRQLALLPHAIHHDSIDSLPETGPLLVVANEFFDALPVRQCIRVGDEWRERVVVSREAEGRFLPVPGYRRIESGLPPFAVDAPEGAILESPIVGAGIAYALAHRIARQGGAAIIIDYGHEGPALGDTLQAVKAHQFADPFTDPGEVDLTTHVDFNVLGNMARQAGLRVHGPVGQGDYLRKLGIDARADQLARTAPARAAEVEAARHRLTDAAEMGTLFKAMAWTHPDWADPAGFDRL
- a CDS encoding YciI family protein, with translation MFIISLTYTAPADILDGHLADHRAWLDRGIADGWLLLAGRREPRTGGILLARGDRAAIEAKAATDPFVVNGAATAEVIAFNPVRAAAGVTLESLLA
- the hisH gene encoding imidazole glycerol phosphate synthase subunit HisH, translating into MIALIDYGAGNLHSVHNALRKAGAHDVAITADADVVARADRIVLPGVGAFRACRDALVAIPGMVDAMNEAVNGRGTPFLGVCVGMQLLADAGEEFGRHEGLGWIPGTVRRIEPTDAAVKVPHMGWNDVVLNGAPPLIEAGEAYFLHSYHYEAADPAHVAATTDHGGPLVAAVARDTIIGCQFHPEKSQRYGLAFIARFLDWKP
- the gmk gene encoding guanylate kinase, whose translation is MADTIPSETPDFKRRGVLFVLSSPSGAGKSTIARKLLAAEPDLSMSVSATTRPMRPGEVDGKDYHFVDLEEFRRMTSDHEFLEWAHVFGQRYGTPRGPVEAMLKAGQDVLFDIDWQGAQQLHQIAGGDVVRIFILPPSMEELERRLRGRATDSEAVIEGRMARAAGEIAHWDGYDYVLCNVDADDCFARVQTILHAERMKRSRQTGLIGFIRKLGRYHQED